A single region of the Syngnathoides biaculeatus isolate LvHL_M chromosome 17, ASM1980259v1, whole genome shotgun sequence genome encodes:
- the rph3aa gene encoding rabphilin-3A isoform X4 — protein sequence MSTLIQDDFVVAAGECRPMRSSLRRSSTGADHDEQVRRPPEPEPRPRRGPDRGGEATHRRRAGPRRRAGRRRAAAHTSPVRPAGGRPEDDSRGRPLGVSAVRRRLRAKRRRGRPLWSLREAIAGGNGQSERTGARDQNETVAAGQIREEDGDAEDSDDATLLGCLEFTLVYEQERQQLRCRVIKAKGLKSMDSNGLSDPYVKLHLLPGASKSNKLRTKTLKNTLNPTWDEILVYHGITDEEMSRKTLRLSVSDEDKFGRNDFIGETRVALKKLKFNQEKKFNMCLERVVPVKKAVVGGQSRGMALYEDDVDQLEDREERGRILVSLRYDSQQGRLIVGVVRCAHLVAMDANGYSDPFVKVCLKPDVGKKAKNKTQVKKKTLNPDFQEEFSYEIKHGELAKKTLDISVWDHDVGKSNDFIGGCRLGIRAQGECLKHWYECLKNQDKKFERWHLLLNDGGRFDD from the exons ATGTCAACGTTGATCCAGGACGACTTCGTGGTGGCGGCGGGCGAATGTCGGCCAATGAGAAGCAGTTTGAGACGCTCGTCAACCGG GGCGGATCATGACGAGCAGGTGCGGCGCCCCCCCGAGCCAGAGCCCCGACCCCGGCGAGGACCTGACCGAGGAGGAGAAGCGACTCATCGACGACGTGCTGGCCCGCGCCGCCGAGCTGGACGCCGCCGAGCGGCAGCGCATACG TCTCCTGTCCGGCCGGCTGGAGGACGCCCGGAGGACGACTCGCGGGGACGGCCTCTCGGCGTGTCTGCGGTGCGGCGCCGCCTTCGGGCCAAGCGGCGTCGCGGCCGCCCTCTGTGGAGCCTGCGGGAAG CAATTGCAGGAGGCAACGGGCAAAGCGAGCGGACCGGCGCTCGGGACCAAAACGAGACGGTGGCCGCCGGCCAAATCCGGGAGGAGGACGGAGACGCCGAAGACTCGGACGACGCAA CTCTGCTGGGATGTTTGGAGTTCACGCTGGTCTACGAGCAGGAACGCCAGCAGCTGCGGTGCCGCGTCATCAAGGCCAAG GGCTTAAAGTCGATGGACTCCAACGGCCTGTCGGACCCTTACGTCAAGCTGCACCTGCTGCCGGGCGCCAGTAAG TCCAACAAGCTTCGCACCAAAACGCTGAAGAACACCCTCAACCCGACGTGGGACGAGATTCTCGTCTATCACGGCATCACCGACGAAGAAATGTCCCGGAAAACTTTGCG GCTGTCGGTGAGCGACGAGGACAAGTTCGGACGCAACGACTTCATCGGGGAGACGCGGGTGGCGCTGAAGAAGCTCAAGTTCAACCAGGAGAAGAAATTCAACATGTGCTTGGAGAGAGTGGTCCCG GTGAAAAAAGCCGTCGTCGGGGGTCAATCTCGAGGAATGGCGCTCTATGAGGACGAC GTGGACCAGCTGGAGGACCGCGAGGAGCGAGGTCGCATCCTGGTCTCTCTGCGCTACGACAGCCAGCAGGGTCGTCTGATTGTGGGCGTGGTCCGCTGCGCCCACCTGGTCGCCATGGACGCCAACGGATACTCGGACCCTTTTGTCAAAGT GTGTCTGAAGCCCGACGTGGGAAAGAAAGCCAAGAACAAGACGCAGGTCAAGAAGAAGACCCTCAATCCCGACTTCCAGGAG GAGTTCAGCTATGAGATCAAGCACGGCGAGCTGGCCAAGAAGACTCTGGACATTTCCGTGTGGGACCACGACGTGGGCAAGTCCAACGACTTCATCG GCGGCTGCCGGCTGGGTATCCGGGCTCAAGGCGAGTGCCTGAAGCACTGGTACGAATGTCTGAAGAACCAAGACAAGAAGTTCGAACGCTGGCACCTGCTGCTCAACGACGGCGGACGCTTTGACGACTGA
- the rph3aa gene encoding double C2-like domain-containing protein beta isoform X3, translating to MSTLIQDDFVVAAGECRPMRSSLRRSSTGADHDEQVRRPPEPEPRPRRGPDRGGEATHRRRAGPRRRAGRRRAAAHTVGSFDDSSFHNPFIPRRTSGFIWLASIRHPFTHPFLRRHRQSPVRPAGGRPEDDSRGRPLGVSAVRRRLRAKRRRGRPLWSLREAIAGGNGQSERTGARDQNETVAAGQIREEDGDAEDSDDATLLGCLEFTLVYEQERQQLRCRVIKAKGLKSMDSNGLSDPYVKLHLLPGASKSNKLRTKTLKNTLNPTWDEILVYHGITDEEMSRKTLRLSVSDEDKFGRNDFIGETRVALKKLKFNQEKKFNMCLERVVPVKKAVVGGQSRGMALYEDDVDQLEDREERGRILVSLRYDSQQGRLIVGVVRCAHLVAMDANGYSDPFVKVCLKPDVGKKAKNKTQVKKKTLNPDFQEEFSYEIKHGELAKKTLDISVWDHDVGKSNDFIGGCRLGIRAQGECLKHWYECLKNQDKKFERWHLLLNDGGRFDD from the exons ATGTCAACGTTGATCCAGGACGACTTCGTGGTGGCGGCGGGCGAATGTCGGCCAATGAGAAGCAGTTTGAGACGCTCGTCAACCGG GGCGGATCATGACGAGCAGGTGCGGCGCCCCCCCGAGCCAGAGCCCCGACCCCGGCGAGGACCTGACCGAGGAGGAGAAGCGACTCATCGACGACGTGCTGGCCCGCGCCGCCGAGCTGGACGCCGCCGAGCGGCAGCGCATACGGTGGGATCGTTTGATGATTCATCATTTCATAATCCCTTCATTCCGCGACGGACTTCTGGATTCATCTGGCTGGCATCCATCCGTCATCCTTTCACTCACCCGTTCCTCCGACGTCACCGCCAGTCTCCTGTCCGGCCGGCTGGAGGACGCCCGGAGGACGACTCGCGGGGACGGCCTCTCGGCGTGTCTGCGGTGCGGCGCCGCCTTCGGGCCAAGCGGCGTCGCGGCCGCCCTCTGTGGAGCCTGCGGGAAG CAATTGCAGGAGGCAACGGGCAAAGCGAGCGGACCGGCGCTCGGGACCAAAACGAGACGGTGGCCGCCGGCCAAATCCGGGAGGAGGACGGAGACGCCGAAGACTCGGACGACGCAA CTCTGCTGGGATGTTTGGAGTTCACGCTGGTCTACGAGCAGGAACGCCAGCAGCTGCGGTGCCGCGTCATCAAGGCCAAG GGCTTAAAGTCGATGGACTCCAACGGCCTGTCGGACCCTTACGTCAAGCTGCACCTGCTGCCGGGCGCCAGTAAG TCCAACAAGCTTCGCACCAAAACGCTGAAGAACACCCTCAACCCGACGTGGGACGAGATTCTCGTCTATCACGGCATCACCGACGAAGAAATGTCCCGGAAAACTTTGCG GCTGTCGGTGAGCGACGAGGACAAGTTCGGACGCAACGACTTCATCGGGGAGACGCGGGTGGCGCTGAAGAAGCTCAAGTTCAACCAGGAGAAGAAATTCAACATGTGCTTGGAGAGAGTGGTCCCG GTGAAAAAAGCCGTCGTCGGGGGTCAATCTCGAGGAATGGCGCTCTATGAGGACGAC GTGGACCAGCTGGAGGACCGCGAGGAGCGAGGTCGCATCCTGGTCTCTCTGCGCTACGACAGCCAGCAGGGTCGTCTGATTGTGGGCGTGGTCCGCTGCGCCCACCTGGTCGCCATGGACGCCAACGGATACTCGGACCCTTTTGTCAAAGT GTGTCTGAAGCCCGACGTGGGAAAGAAAGCCAAGAACAAGACGCAGGTCAAGAAGAAGACCCTCAATCCCGACTTCCAGGAG GAGTTCAGCTATGAGATCAAGCACGGCGAGCTGGCCAAGAAGACTCTGGACATTTCCGTGTGGGACCACGACGTGGGCAAGTCCAACGACTTCATCG GCGGCTGCCGGCTGGGTATCCGGGCTCAAGGCGAGTGCCTGAAGCACTGGTACGAATGTCTGAAGAACCAAGACAAGAAGTTCGAACGCTGGCACCTGCTGCTCAACGACGGCGGACGCTTTGACGACTGA
- the rph3aa gene encoding rabphilin-3A isoform X2, with amino-acid sequence MTSRCGAPPSQSPDPGEDLTEEEKRLIDDVLARAAELDAAERQRIRLLSGRLEDARRTTRGDGLSACLRCGAAFGPSGVAAALCGACGKRMCSDCASRRGPPASTRGLCAICREEREVSEFSVRAGGTTPSVRSTAPLPPTPFGAQVQKRSGAWFFRGRDPGPLPLSRPPPASPDGCADAERVRRPAIAGGNGQSERTGARDQNETVAAGQIREEDGDAEDSDDATLLGCLEFTLVYEQERQQLRCRVIKAKGLKSMDSNGLSDPYVKLHLLPGASKSNKLRTKTLKNTLNPTWDEILVYHGITDEEMSRKTLRLSVSDEDKFGRNDFIGETRVALKKLKFNQEKKFNMCLERVVPVKKAVVGGQSRGMALYEDDVDQLEDREERGRILVSLRYDSQQGRLIVGVVRCAHLVAMDANGYSDPFVKVCLKPDVGKKAKNKTQVKKKTLNPDFQEEFSYEIKHGELAKKTLDISVWDHDVGKSNDFIGGCRLGIRAQGECLKHWYECLKNQDKKFERWHLLLNDGGRFDD; translated from the exons ATGACGAGCAGGTGCGGCGCCCCCCCGAGCCAGAGCCCCGACCCCGGCGAGGACCTGACCGAGGAGGAGAAGCGACTCATCGACGACGTGCTGGCCCGCGCCGCCGAGCTGGACGCCGCCGAGCGGCAGCGCATACG TCTCCTGTCCGGCCGGCTGGAGGACGCCCGGAGGACGACTCGCGGGGACGGCCTCTCGGCGTGTCTGCGGTGCGGCGCCGCCTTCGGGCCAAGCGGCGTCGCGGCCGCCCTCTGTGGAGCCTGCGGGAAG CGAATGTGCAGCGATTGCGCGTCCCGAAGGGGCCCCCCCGCCTCGACGCGGGGCTTGTGCGCCATCTGCCGAGAAGAGCGAGAAGTGAGCGAGTTCAGCGTGCGCGCCGGCGGCACGACGCCGTCCGTGCGCTCAACTGCCCCcttgccccccacccctttcgGGGCGCAGGTGCAGAAGCGTTCCGGGGCCTGGTTCTTCCGGGGTCGAGACCCCGGCCCGCTCCCGCTTTCCCGACCGCCGCCCGCCAGCCCCGACGGATGCGCGGACGCCGAGCGGGTTCGTCGGCCCG CAATTGCAGGAGGCAACGGGCAAAGCGAGCGGACCGGCGCTCGGGACCAAAACGAGACGGTGGCCGCCGGCCAAATCCGGGAGGAGGACGGAGACGCCGAAGACTCGGACGACGCAA CTCTGCTGGGATGTTTGGAGTTCACGCTGGTCTACGAGCAGGAACGCCAGCAGCTGCGGTGCCGCGTCATCAAGGCCAAG GGCTTAAAGTCGATGGACTCCAACGGCCTGTCGGACCCTTACGTCAAGCTGCACCTGCTGCCGGGCGCCAGTAAG TCCAACAAGCTTCGCACCAAAACGCTGAAGAACACCCTCAACCCGACGTGGGACGAGATTCTCGTCTATCACGGCATCACCGACGAAGAAATGTCCCGGAAAACTTTGCG GCTGTCGGTGAGCGACGAGGACAAGTTCGGACGCAACGACTTCATCGGGGAGACGCGGGTGGCGCTGAAGAAGCTCAAGTTCAACCAGGAGAAGAAATTCAACATGTGCTTGGAGAGAGTGGTCCCG GTGAAAAAAGCCGTCGTCGGGGGTCAATCTCGAGGAATGGCGCTCTATGAGGACGAC GTGGACCAGCTGGAGGACCGCGAGGAGCGAGGTCGCATCCTGGTCTCTCTGCGCTACGACAGCCAGCAGGGTCGTCTGATTGTGGGCGTGGTCCGCTGCGCCCACCTGGTCGCCATGGACGCCAACGGATACTCGGACCCTTTTGTCAAAGT GTGTCTGAAGCCCGACGTGGGAAAGAAAGCCAAGAACAAGACGCAGGTCAAGAAGAAGACCCTCAATCCCGACTTCCAGGAG GAGTTCAGCTATGAGATCAAGCACGGCGAGCTGGCCAAGAAGACTCTGGACATTTCCGTGTGGGACCACGACGTGGGCAAGTCCAACGACTTCATCG GCGGCTGCCGGCTGGGTATCCGGGCTCAAGGCGAGTGCCTGAAGCACTGGTACGAATGTCTGAAGAACCAAGACAAGAAGTTCGAACGCTGGCACCTGCTGCTCAACGACGGCGGACGCTTTGACGACTGA
- the rph3aa gene encoding rabphilin-3A isoform X5 has product MTSRCGAPPSQSPDPGEDLTEEEKRLIDDVLARAAELDAAERQRIRLLSGRLEDARRTTRGDGLSACLRCGAAFGPSGVAAALCGACGKRMCSDCASRRGPPASTRGLCAICREEREVQKRSGAWFFRGRDPGPLPLSRPPPASPDGCADAERVRRPAIAGGNGQSERTGARDQNETVAAGQIREEDGDAEDSDDATLLGCLEFTLVYEQERQQLRCRVIKAKGLKSMDSNGLSDPYVKLHLLPGASKSNKLRTKTLKNTLNPTWDEILVYHGITDEEMSRKTLRLSVSDEDKFGRNDFIGETRVALKKLKFNQEKKFNMCLERVVPVKKAVVGGQSRGMALYEDDVDQLEDREERGRILVSLRYDSQQGRLIVGVVRCAHLVAMDANGYSDPFVKVCLKPDVGKKAKNKTQVKKKTLNPDFQEEFSYEIKHGELAKKTLDISVWDHDVGKSNDFIGGCRLGIRAQGECLKHWYECLKNQDKKFERWHLLLNDGGRFDD; this is encoded by the exons ATGACGAGCAGGTGCGGCGCCCCCCCGAGCCAGAGCCCCGACCCCGGCGAGGACCTGACCGAGGAGGAGAAGCGACTCATCGACGACGTGCTGGCCCGCGCCGCCGAGCTGGACGCCGCCGAGCGGCAGCGCATACG TCTCCTGTCCGGCCGGCTGGAGGACGCCCGGAGGACGACTCGCGGGGACGGCCTCTCGGCGTGTCTGCGGTGCGGCGCCGCCTTCGGGCCAAGCGGCGTCGCGGCCGCCCTCTGTGGAGCCTGCGGGAAG CGAATGTGCAGCGATTGCGCGTCCCGAAGGGGCCCCCCCGCCTCGACGCGGGGCTTGTGCGCCATCTGCCGAGAAGAGCGAGAA GTGCAGAAGCGTTCCGGGGCCTGGTTCTTCCGGGGTCGAGACCCCGGCCCGCTCCCGCTTTCCCGACCGCCGCCCGCCAGCCCCGACGGATGCGCGGACGCCGAGCGGGTTCGTCGGCCCG CAATTGCAGGAGGCAACGGGCAAAGCGAGCGGACCGGCGCTCGGGACCAAAACGAGACGGTGGCCGCCGGCCAAATCCGGGAGGAGGACGGAGACGCCGAAGACTCGGACGACGCAA CTCTGCTGGGATGTTTGGAGTTCACGCTGGTCTACGAGCAGGAACGCCAGCAGCTGCGGTGCCGCGTCATCAAGGCCAAG GGCTTAAAGTCGATGGACTCCAACGGCCTGTCGGACCCTTACGTCAAGCTGCACCTGCTGCCGGGCGCCAGTAAG TCCAACAAGCTTCGCACCAAAACGCTGAAGAACACCCTCAACCCGACGTGGGACGAGATTCTCGTCTATCACGGCATCACCGACGAAGAAATGTCCCGGAAAACTTTGCG GCTGTCGGTGAGCGACGAGGACAAGTTCGGACGCAACGACTTCATCGGGGAGACGCGGGTGGCGCTGAAGAAGCTCAAGTTCAACCAGGAGAAGAAATTCAACATGTGCTTGGAGAGAGTGGTCCCG GTGAAAAAAGCCGTCGTCGGGGGTCAATCTCGAGGAATGGCGCTCTATGAGGACGAC GTGGACCAGCTGGAGGACCGCGAGGAGCGAGGTCGCATCCTGGTCTCTCTGCGCTACGACAGCCAGCAGGGTCGTCTGATTGTGGGCGTGGTCCGCTGCGCCCACCTGGTCGCCATGGACGCCAACGGATACTCGGACCCTTTTGTCAAAGT GTGTCTGAAGCCCGACGTGGGAAAGAAAGCCAAGAACAAGACGCAGGTCAAGAAGAAGACCCTCAATCCCGACTTCCAGGAG GAGTTCAGCTATGAGATCAAGCACGGCGAGCTGGCCAAGAAGACTCTGGACATTTCCGTGTGGGACCACGACGTGGGCAAGTCCAACGACTTCATCG GCGGCTGCCGGCTGGGTATCCGGGCTCAAGGCGAGTGCCTGAAGCACTGGTACGAATGTCTGAAGAACCAAGACAAGAAGTTCGAACGCTGGCACCTGCTGCTCAACGACGGCGGACGCTTTGACGACTGA
- the rph3aa gene encoding rabphilin-3A isoform X1, which yields MTSRCGAPPSQSPDPGEDLTEEEKRLIDDVLARAAELDAAERQRIRWDRLMIHHFIIPSFRDGLLDSSGWHPSVILSLTRSSDVTASLLSGRLEDARRTTRGDGLSACLRCGAAFGPSGVAAALCGACGKRMCSDCASRRGPPASTRGLCAICREEREVSEFSVRAGGTTPSVRSTAPLPPTPFGAQVQKRSGAWFFRGRDPGPLPLSRPPPASPDGCADAERVRRPAIAGGNGQSERTGARDQNETVAAGQIREEDGDAEDSDDATLLGCLEFTLVYEQERQQLRCRVIKAKGLKSMDSNGLSDPYVKLHLLPGASKSNKLRTKTLKNTLNPTWDEILVYHGITDEEMSRKTLRLSVSDEDKFGRNDFIGETRVALKKLKFNQEKKFNMCLERVVPVKKAVVGGQSRGMALYEDDVDQLEDREERGRILVSLRYDSQQGRLIVGVVRCAHLVAMDANGYSDPFVKVCLKPDVGKKAKNKTQVKKKTLNPDFQEEFSYEIKHGELAKKTLDISVWDHDVGKSNDFIGGCRLGIRAQGECLKHWYECLKNQDKKFERWHLLLNDGGRFDD from the exons ATGACGAGCAGGTGCGGCGCCCCCCCGAGCCAGAGCCCCGACCCCGGCGAGGACCTGACCGAGGAGGAGAAGCGACTCATCGACGACGTGCTGGCCCGCGCCGCCGAGCTGGACGCCGCCGAGCGGCAGCGCATACGGTGGGATCGTTTGATGATTCATCATTTCATAATCCCTTCATTCCGCGACGGACTTCTGGATTCATCTGGCTGGCATCCATCCGTCATCCTTTCACTCACCCGTTCCTCCGACGTCACCGCCAGTCTCCTGTCCGGCCGGCTGGAGGACGCCCGGAGGACGACTCGCGGGGACGGCCTCTCGGCGTGTCTGCGGTGCGGCGCCGCCTTCGGGCCAAGCGGCGTCGCGGCCGCCCTCTGTGGAGCCTGCGGGAAG CGAATGTGCAGCGATTGCGCGTCCCGAAGGGGCCCCCCCGCCTCGACGCGGGGCTTGTGCGCCATCTGCCGAGAAGAGCGAGAAGTGAGCGAGTTCAGCGTGCGCGCCGGCGGCACGACGCCGTCCGTGCGCTCAACTGCCCCcttgccccccacccctttcgGGGCGCAGGTGCAGAAGCGTTCCGGGGCCTGGTTCTTCCGGGGTCGAGACCCCGGCCCGCTCCCGCTTTCCCGACCGCCGCCCGCCAGCCCCGACGGATGCGCGGACGCCGAGCGGGTTCGTCGGCCCG CAATTGCAGGAGGCAACGGGCAAAGCGAGCGGACCGGCGCTCGGGACCAAAACGAGACGGTGGCCGCCGGCCAAATCCGGGAGGAGGACGGAGACGCCGAAGACTCGGACGACGCAA CTCTGCTGGGATGTTTGGAGTTCACGCTGGTCTACGAGCAGGAACGCCAGCAGCTGCGGTGCCGCGTCATCAAGGCCAAG GGCTTAAAGTCGATGGACTCCAACGGCCTGTCGGACCCTTACGTCAAGCTGCACCTGCTGCCGGGCGCCAGTAAG TCCAACAAGCTTCGCACCAAAACGCTGAAGAACACCCTCAACCCGACGTGGGACGAGATTCTCGTCTATCACGGCATCACCGACGAAGAAATGTCCCGGAAAACTTTGCG GCTGTCGGTGAGCGACGAGGACAAGTTCGGACGCAACGACTTCATCGGGGAGACGCGGGTGGCGCTGAAGAAGCTCAAGTTCAACCAGGAGAAGAAATTCAACATGTGCTTGGAGAGAGTGGTCCCG GTGAAAAAAGCCGTCGTCGGGGGTCAATCTCGAGGAATGGCGCTCTATGAGGACGAC GTGGACCAGCTGGAGGACCGCGAGGAGCGAGGTCGCATCCTGGTCTCTCTGCGCTACGACAGCCAGCAGGGTCGTCTGATTGTGGGCGTGGTCCGCTGCGCCCACCTGGTCGCCATGGACGCCAACGGATACTCGGACCCTTTTGTCAAAGT GTGTCTGAAGCCCGACGTGGGAAAGAAAGCCAAGAACAAGACGCAGGTCAAGAAGAAGACCCTCAATCCCGACTTCCAGGAG GAGTTCAGCTATGAGATCAAGCACGGCGAGCTGGCCAAGAAGACTCTGGACATTTCCGTGTGGGACCACGACGTGGGCAAGTCCAACGACTTCATCG GCGGCTGCCGGCTGGGTATCCGGGCTCAAGGCGAGTGCCTGAAGCACTGGTACGAATGTCTGAAGAACCAAGACAAGAAGTTCGAACGCTGGCACCTGCTGCTCAACGACGGCGGACGCTTTGACGACTGA